A stretch of the uncultured Cohaesibacter sp. genome encodes the following:
- the thrS gene encoding threonine--tRNA ligase yields the protein MVNLTFPDGSVREFEAGISGVDVAAGISKSLAKKAVAMKLNGELTDLADPINADAAIEIVTRTDDAALELIRHDAAHVMAEAVQELFPGTQVTIGPVIANGFYYDFARDEPFTPEDLVAIELKMAEIIKRNAPFTKEVWSRDVAKKHFSDMGESYKVELVDAIPEGEDLKIYRQGDWLDLCRGPHMTSTGQIGSAFKLMKVAGAYWRGDSNNAMLSRIYGTAWASDKDLKQHLHRLEEAEKRDHRKLGREMDLFHFQEEAPGSVFWHEKGWTLFQNLIAYMRRRQKDWGYKEVNSPDMMEKSLWETSGHWEKFGENMFTTQTPDERVYCCKPMNCPGHVQIFKNGLKSYRDLPLKIAEFGKVHRYEPSGALHGMMRVRHFTQDDAHIFSAEDQITEVCVDLHEQIMSIYRDFGFEDIHVKFSDRPEKRVGSDAVWDAAEAALKHAIDAAGQPWTLNPGEGAFYGPKLEYVLRDAIGRDWQCGTVQVDLNLPGRLGAFYIDTEGNKVSPVMIHRALFGSLERFCGILIEHYAGHFPLWLAPLQVVVATITSDADAYAREVKEKLTAAGLNVELDLRNEKINYKVREHSLAKVPALLVCGKKEAEEQTVSIRRLGSKYQTSMSLDEAIVSLVEEVIAPDLRRARDAAASEAAE from the coding sequence ATGGTCAATCTGACTTTCCCCGATGGATCTGTACGCGAATTTGAAGCCGGAATTTCCGGTGTGGATGTCGCTGCGGGTATTTCCAAATCTCTGGCCAAGAAGGCCGTCGCGATGAAACTGAACGGCGAATTGACGGATCTTGCCGATCCGATCAATGCCGATGCGGCCATTGAGATTGTGACCCGAACTGATGACGCTGCGCTTGAGCTGATCCGACATGATGCCGCCCATGTGATGGCTGAAGCCGTACAGGAATTGTTCCCCGGTACGCAGGTCACCATCGGCCCGGTTATTGCCAATGGTTTTTATTACGACTTTGCGCGCGATGAGCCGTTCACGCCCGAAGATCTGGTCGCTATTGAACTCAAAATGGCCGAGATCATCAAACGCAACGCCCCCTTCACCAAGGAAGTGTGGAGCCGAGATGTCGCCAAGAAGCATTTCTCCGATATGGGTGAAAGCTACAAGGTGGAGCTGGTTGATGCGATTCCCGAAGGCGAAGATCTGAAAATCTATCGTCAGGGCGATTGGCTTGATCTGTGCCGTGGTCCACATATGACGTCAACCGGCCAGATTGGTTCCGCCTTCAAGCTGATGAAGGTTGCCGGTGCCTATTGGCGTGGCGATTCCAACAATGCCATGCTGAGCCGTATCTATGGCACCGCATGGGCATCGGACAAGGATCTCAAGCAGCATCTGCATCGCCTTGAGGAAGCCGAGAAGCGCGACCACCGCAAGCTGGGCCGTGAGATGGACCTGTTCCACTTCCAGGAAGAAGCGCCCGGTTCGGTCTTCTGGCACGAGAAGGGCTGGACCCTGTTCCAGAATCTCATCGCCTATATGCGTCGCCGCCAGAAGGATTGGGGCTACAAGGAAGTCAACAGCCCGGACATGATGGAAAAGTCCCTGTGGGAGACCTCCGGTCACTGGGAGAAGTTCGGTGAGAATATGTTCACCACCCAGACCCCGGATGAACGCGTCTATTGCTGCAAGCCGATGAACTGTCCCGGTCATGTGCAGATCTTCAAGAATGGTCTCAAATCCTATCGTGACTTGCCGCTGAAGATTGCCGAATTTGGCAAGGTGCATCGCTACGAGCCGTCAGGCGCGTTGCATGGCATGATGCGCGTGCGTCACTTCACGCAGGATGACGCCCATATCTTTTCTGCCGAAGATCAGATCACTGAGGTCTGCGTTGATCTGCACGAGCAGATCATGTCGATCTACAGGGATTTCGGCTTTGAGGACATTCACGTCAAATTCTCCGACCGCCCTGAAAAGCGTGTTGGCTCGGATGCCGTGTGGGATGCCGCCGAGGCTGCGCTTAAGCACGCTATCGACGCCGCCGGTCAGCCGTGGACGCTGAATCCGGGTGAGGGGGCTTTCTATGGTCCCAAGCTCGAATATGTTCTGCGTGACGCCATCGGTCGTGACTGGCAGTGCGGCACCGTTCAGGTTGACCTCAACCTGCCGGGTCGTCTGGGTGCCTTCTACATCGATACCGAAGGCAACAAGGTCTCGCCGGTGATGATCCACCGTGCCCTGTTCGGATCACTCGAACGCTTCTGCGGAATTCTGATCGAGCATTATGCCGGTCACTTCCCGCTCTGGCTGGCACCGCTTCAGGTGGTGGTAGCGACCATTACGTCGGATGCCGATGCCTATGCGCGTGAGGTGAAAGAAAAGCTCACGGCAGCGGGGCTGAATGTCGAGCTGGATCTGCGCAACGAGAAGATCAACTACAAGGTTCGCGAACATTCTCTGGCGAAGGTTCCGGCTTTGTTGGTCTGTGGCAAGAAAGAAGCCGAAGAGCAGACCGTGTCGATCCGCCGTCTTGGCTCCAAATACCAGACGTCCATGTCGCTTGATGAAGCGATTGTGTCGCTGGTGGAAGAAGTCATTGCACCGGACTTGCGTCGCGCCCGCGATGCCGCGGCAAGTGAAGCGGCTGAATAA
- a CDS encoding iron-sulfur cluster assembly scaffold protein, which yields MLDAIYNKKILEFAGNIPRLERLKAPQASAKAHSKLCGSTVEVDLVMDEGRIVDYGQTVNACALGQAAASVVGRQIIGSDGDEMRALRRTMQAMLKEKGSPPDGKWDDMKYLEPVRDYPARHASMLLVFDAVEEAINKIEAAGEAS from the coding sequence ATGCTTGATGCGATTTACAATAAGAAAATCCTAGAATTTGCCGGGAATATTCCGCGACTGGAGCGGTTGAAGGCACCGCAGGCTTCCGCCAAGGCGCATAGCAAGCTGTGCGGCTCGACTGTAGAAGTCGATCTGGTGATGGACGAGGGCAGAATCGTTGACTATGGCCAGACGGTAAATGCCTGCGCGCTGGGACAGGCGGCTGCCTCTGTGGTCGGGCGACAGATTATCGGGTCGGATGGCGATGAAATGCGTGCGCTGCGCCGGACCATGCAGGCAATGCTGAAGGAAAAGGGCTCGCCGCCGGATGGCAAGTGGGACGATATGAAATATCTCGAACCCGTGCGTGATTATCCTGCCCGCCATGCGTCCATGTTGTTGGTGTTTGATGCGGTGGAAGAGGCAATCAACAAGATCGAAGCCGCAGGTGAGGCATCTTGA
- the hisI gene encoding phosphoribosyl-AMP cyclohydrolase, translated as MCQPFSSQQGKDKQQIELGHDFLPKFDKDGLIACIVTDADSGDVVMFAYMNAQSLQLTLKTAEAHYWSRSRQELWHKGATSGNIQDVIELRTDCDQDAIWIKVRTRGATANCHQGYKSCFYRAASFEKGEPSLSFKEDKPLFDPEKVYK; from the coding sequence ATGTGCCAGCCATTTTCCTCCCAACAAGGCAAAGACAAGCAACAGATCGAACTGGGCCATGACTTCCTGCCAAAATTTGACAAAGATGGCCTGATTGCCTGCATCGTCACCGATGCCGACAGCGGTGATGTGGTGATGTTTGCCTATATGAATGCCCAAAGCCTGCAACTCACTCTTAAAACCGCCGAGGCCCATTATTGGAGCCGGTCGCGGCAGGAGCTTTGGCACAAGGGAGCGACCAGCGGCAACATTCAGGATGTGATCGAGCTGCGCACCGATTGCGATCAGGATGCAATCTGGATCAAGGTCCGCACCCGTGGGGCTACGGCCAATTGCCATCAGGGTTATAAATCCTGTTTTTATCGCGCTGCATCCTTTGAAAAGGGCGAGCCAAGCCTCTCTTTTAAGGAAGACAAACCCCTTTTTGACCCTGAAAAAGTCTATAAGTGA
- a CDS encoding rhomboid family intramembrane serine protease, with the protein MALNPRGNWHMPNGMPPPREPMINLPMPIMVLGGIMIALQGLQEFVLSPVQRQELLLGFSFLPIRYSAAGQAFDFPGGFLGDVWTFVTYAFLHGGWMHLILNLVWMAAFATVVLRRIGTINFALFFIITAASGALVHLVLHLGSSSPLVGVSAVLSGAMAASARFAFNRGYGGFAALQSRHTSPCLTLHQLRHNEQAMMFLGIWLVLNLLFGLMGGGGTIAWEAHLGGFFSGLLVFPYLDPYSRPPRPPKKDPPKKKRPDHLKMIK; encoded by the coding sequence ATGGCACTCAATCCCAGAGGCAATTGGCATATGCCAAATGGCATGCCACCGCCACGCGAACCGATGATCAATCTTCCGATGCCCATCATGGTGTTGGGTGGGATCATGATCGCGTTGCAAGGCTTGCAGGAATTTGTATTGTCACCAGTGCAGCGCCAGGAATTGCTGCTTGGTTTCTCTTTCTTGCCGATCCGTTATAGCGCCGCAGGGCAGGCCTTCGATTTTCCCGGCGGGTTTCTGGGGGATGTGTGGACCTTTGTCACCTATGCTTTCCTGCATGGCGGCTGGATGCATCTGATCCTCAATCTGGTATGGATGGCGGCCTTTGCCACGGTGGTGTTGCGGCGCATCGGGACAATCAATTTTGCGCTCTTTTTCATTATTACGGCGGCATCTGGTGCCTTGGTGCATCTGGTGTTGCATCTGGGCAGTTCATCGCCGCTGGTCGGTGTTTCTGCGGTTTTGTCGGGGGCGATGGCAGCTTCGGCCCGGTTTGCTTTCAATCGCGGGTATGGTGGCTTTGCGGCTTTGCAGTCCCGACATACCTCGCCATGTCTGACCCTGCATCAGTTGCGCCATAATGAGCAGGCGATGATGTTTCTTGGTATCTGGCTGGTGCTCAATCTGCTCTTTGGTTTGATGGGCGGCGGCGGAACGATTGCTTGGGAGGCCCATCTGGGGGGCTTTTTCTCCGGCCTGCTGGTCTTTCCTTATCTTGATCCTTATTCGCGGCCGCCCAGACCGCCCAAAAAGGATCCGCCGAAGAAGAAACGGCCAGATCATCTCAAGATGATCAAGTAG
- a CDS encoding flavin reductase family protein: MFYDARDNDHGLPHDPFKALVGPRPIGWISTKSKAGISNLAPYSFFNAIAAQPNLVMFSSQGHKDSVTNIEETGVFACSMVSHDLRDVMNKSSAPVAPDVSEFELAGLNEAPCQLIDAPYVAEAPAALECRLLEVVRLNKYEGIDSSYEMVIGEVIGIHIKDEMLIDGKVDAVSMQLLSRLGYMDYSTVNEVFSLSRPKG; the protein is encoded by the coding sequence ATGTTTTACGACGCAAGAGACAATGATCATGGCTTGCCTCATGATCCTTTCAAGGCTCTGGTGGGGCCACGACCGATTGGCTGGATCAGCACGAAGAGCAAGGCGGGTATTTCCAATCTGGCTCCTTACAGCTTTTTCAATGCCATTGCAGCTCAGCCCAATCTGGTGATGTTTTCCTCGCAAGGGCATAAGGACTCGGTGACCAATATCGAGGAGACGGGTGTCTTTGCCTGCTCAATGGTTAGTCATGATTTGCGTGATGTGATGAACAAAAGCTCCGCTCCGGTCGCGCCTGATGTGAGCGAGTTCGAGCTGGCGGGCCTCAATGAAGCGCCTTGCCAATTGATCGATGCGCCCTACGTGGCCGAGGCTCCGGCGGCGCTTGAATGTCGATTGCTGGAAGTGGTCCGGCTCAACAAATATGAGGGCATCGACAGCAGCTATGAGATGGTGATCGGTGAAGTGATCGGGATCCATATCAAGGACGAAATGCTCATCGATGGCAAGGTGGATGCGGTGTCAATGCAGTTGCTCAGCCGTCTTGGCTATATGGATTATTCGACGGTGAATGAGGTCTTTTCCCTCTCAAGACCGAAGGGCTGA
- the folE gene encoding GTP cyclohydrolase I FolE — MDMIVDTKDKEQISNSGHGTILKKNINQENLHTFPGAERREDWALCERPSREEAEAAVRTLIRWIGDNPEREGLIDTPARVVKAYEDLYSGYRLDPAAPLSRVFEEVNGYQDMVLLRDVEFYSACEHHMVPFVGKAHIAYYPRNGVVGLSKLARVIDGYARRLQTQENLTAQIFDTIQTTLNPLGIALMIEAEHMCMSMRGVQKKGVSTVTTRFTGVFDEDIAKQNRFMKLVTDR; from the coding sequence ATGGATATGATTGTCGATACCAAGGACAAAGAGCAGATCTCGAATTCGGGGCACGGAACGATCTTGAAAAAGAATATAAACCAGGAAAATCTGCATACCTTCCCCGGTGCTGAGCGCAGAGAAGATTGGGCCTTGTGCGAACGCCCCAGCAGGGAAGAAGCAGAAGCAGCTGTCCGTACCCTGATCCGCTGGATTGGCGACAATCCCGAGCGTGAAGGACTGATTGACACCCCGGCCCGCGTGGTCAAGGCCTATGAGGATCTGTATAGCGGCTATCGTCTGGACCCAGCCGCCCCGCTATCGCGTGTCTTTGAAGAGGTCAATGGCTATCAGGACATGGTTTTGCTGCGCGACGTAGAATTCTACTCCGCCTGCGAGCATCACATGGTTCCCTTTGTTGGCAAGGCGCATATCGCTTATTATCCACGCAATGGCGTTGTTGGCCTGTCCAAACTGGCCCGCGTGATTGACGGCTATGCCCGTCGTTTGCAGACGCAGGAAAATCTGACCGCTCAGATCTTCGACACCATCCAGACCACACTCAACCCGCTTGGCATCGCTCTGATGATTGAAGCAGAACATATGTGCATGTCGATGCGTGGCGTCCAGAAAAAGGGCGTCTCGACGGTCACCACCCGCTTTACCGGCGTGTTCGATGAAGATATCGCAAAGCAGAACCGCTTCATGAAACTGGTGACTGATCGCTAG
- a CDS encoding patatin-like phospholipase family protein, with product MHFPAPLGLALGGGAAKGWSHIGVLRALDEFGIRPDIIAGTSIGAVVGGCYLAGELDRLEDFARSLTKRRLLGLLDVSFSGKSLISGARLTKLLRRYLEDIQIEDLDRPFMAVATELSTGHEIWLRKGHLVTAMQASYALPGIFNPVNVNGRHLVDGALVNPVPVSLTRAMGARVVIAVNLSSDSFGRGTVIPNAHENDDRIQPHPDNDPSVAVGGPFVSFRNMLYGRDSDSQSISSIMFDAYTIIQDRISRSRLAGDPPDLTINPRLHEIGMFDFHRADESIQAGYDATLRAIRELSDLSDDLKA from the coding sequence ATGCATTTCCCTGCCCCCCTTGGCTTGGCGCTGGGTGGCGGTGCAGCCAAAGGCTGGTCGCATATCGGTGTCCTGCGCGCACTGGACGAATTTGGCATCCGGCCAGACATTATCGCGGGCACGTCGATTGGCGCGGTCGTCGGCGGCTGTTATCTGGCTGGCGAGTTGGATCGTCTGGAAGACTTTGCCCGCAGTCTGACCAAGCGCCGCCTGCTCGGCTTGCTTGACGTTTCCTTTTCAGGCAAGAGCCTGATCAGCGGCGCGCGCCTGACCAAACTGCTCCGCCGTTATCTTGAAGACATCCAGATCGAGGATCTCGATCGCCCCTTCATGGCAGTTGCAACTGAATTGTCCACTGGCCACGAAATCTGGCTGCGCAAGGGCCATCTGGTCACCGCCATGCAGGCTTCCTACGCCCTGCCCGGCATCTTCAATCCGGTCAATGTCAATGGTCGCCATCTGGTCGATGGCGCCCTGGTCAATCCGGTGCCGGTATCCCTCACCCGTGCCATGGGCGCCCGTGTGGTCATTGCCGTCAATCTCAGTTCCGACAGCTTCGGGCGCGGCACTGTCATTCCCAACGCCCATGAAAATGATGATCGCATCCAGCCCCATCCGGACAATGACCCGTCCGTTGCGGTCGGCGGTCCGTTTGTCAGCTTCCGCAACATGCTCTACGGTCGGGATTCAGACAGCCAGAGCATTTCCTCGATCATGTTTGACGCCTATACCATCATTCAGGACCGCATCAGCCGTTCCCGTCTGGCAGGCGATCCACCTGATCTGACGATCAATCCGCGACTGCACGAAATCGGCATGTTTGATTTCCATCGTGCTGACGAATCCATTCAGGCTGGCTATGATGCGACCCTGCGCGCCATTCGCGAACTCTCTGACTTGTCAGACGATCTGAAGGCCTAA
- a CDS encoding CoA ester lyase, whose protein sequence is MRSYLFVPGDSPRKMEKALSAGADVILIDLEDSVSLSQKQTARDLTATFLKEQIPTRDRPRIYVRVNALDTELTDNDLDAVVPHRPDGIMLPKSQSGKSITALDVKIRTAEAVAGIPLDQIKIMAVATETASAIFNLGTYGGSSPRLTALTWGAEDLSADLGAERNRDEDGAFTSPFRLVRDLCLMGAVAAEVAPVDGVFINYRDTDGLRQECLEARRDGFVGKMAIHPAQVAIINEVFTPDEAAIEKASRIVESFSQAGDVGVVGIDGEMIDRPHLRRAETTLRRAGLLK, encoded by the coding sequence ATGCGCTCCTATCTGTTCGTGCCCGGAGACAGCCCGCGGAAAATGGAAAAGGCCCTGAGCGCCGGGGCCGATGTGATTCTGATCGATCTGGAAGACTCCGTCAGCCTCAGCCAGAAGCAAACCGCCCGCGACCTCACCGCCACCTTTTTGAAAGAGCAGATCCCGACCCGGGACCGTCCCCGGATCTATGTAAGGGTCAACGCCCTCGACACCGAACTGACTGACAATGACCTTGATGCCGTGGTCCCCCATCGGCCCGATGGCATCATGTTACCCAAGAGCCAATCGGGGAAATCCATCACGGCCCTCGATGTCAAAATACGAACAGCTGAAGCTGTGGCTGGCATTCCGCTAGACCAGATCAAGATCATGGCGGTGGCCACCGAAACTGCCAGCGCGATTTTCAACCTCGGCACCTATGGAGGATCGAGCCCGCGCCTCACCGCCTTGACATGGGGCGCAGAAGACCTCTCCGCTGATCTCGGTGCTGAACGCAATCGCGATGAGGACGGTGCCTTCACCTCCCCCTTCCGACTGGTCCGGGATCTCTGTCTGATGGGAGCCGTCGCTGCCGAGGTCGCACCCGTCGATGGGGTCTTCATCAACTACCGTGATACGGACGGATTGCGACAGGAATGTCTGGAAGCCAGACGTGATGGATTCGTCGGCAAGATGGCCATCCATCCGGCACAGGTGGCAATCATCAATGAGGTCTTCACCCCAGATGAAGCGGCGATAGAAAAGGCCAGCCGGATCGTTGAATCATTTTCTCAAGCAGGCGATGTCGGAGTCGTTGGCATCGATGGAGAAATGATCGACAGACCGCATTTAAGACGCGCTGAAACCACTTTAAGACGCGCAGGATTACTAAAATAA
- a CDS encoding CBS domain-containing protein, giving the protein MTISQILNQKGRDIFTKLPSCPLSDVVKLLRDEKIGVVLIVEGGILKGILSERDIVRALGEYGASILSDPASAHMTAKVMTCGEGDTIATVMSHMTTGRFRHMPVIDEDKIVGLVSIGDVVKQRILEAEREAEDMRAYIASA; this is encoded by the coding sequence ATGACCATTTCACAAATTCTGAACCAGAAAGGGCGCGATATTTTCACCAAGTTGCCCTCATGTCCCTTATCCGACGTCGTCAAGCTGTTGCGTGATGAGAAGATCGGTGTTGTTCTGATCGTGGAGGGGGGAATACTGAAGGGCATTCTGTCCGAGCGCGACATCGTGCGGGCTCTTGGTGAATATGGGGCCAGCATTCTGTCCGATCCGGCAAGTGCGCATATGACCGCAAAGGTCATGACTTGCGGTGAGGGAGACACGATTGCAACCGTCATGTCTCATATGACAACGGGACGTTTCCGCCACATGCCAGTGATAGACGAGGACAAGATTGTTGGTCTTGTCTCCATCGGCGATGTGGTCAAGCAACGCATTCTCGAAGCAGAAAGGGAAGCGGAGGATATGCGCGCCTATATTGCCAGCGCCTGA
- a CDS encoding nitroreductase, giving the protein MTNPLLDHLLTRRSALAAFLKAPAPSEEQVETMLTAAARVPDHKKLVPWRFIRFDRKACETLGEFLVTRKQEVEPDADEERLAAERDRFLRAPMVIAVVSNARDDAPVPQIEQVLSAGAVCMNLVHAAHALGYNAQWLTEWYAFDEKMREKLGLTGEEQIAGFIHIGTYDGELADRPRPDLDAIVTHWEA; this is encoded by the coding sequence ATGACCAATCCATTGCTCGATCATCTGCTAACGCGTCGCAGTGCGCTGGCAGCTTTTCTGAAAGCGCCGGCACCGAGCGAAGAGCAAGTTGAGACAATGCTGACAGCTGCTGCGCGCGTGCCTGATCACAAGAAACTGGTGCCCTGGCGTTTTATCCGATTTGACCGAAAAGCCTGTGAAACATTGGGCGAGTTTCTGGTCACGCGCAAGCAGGAAGTCGAGCCGGATGCCGATGAAGAACGACTGGCTGCGGAGCGGGATCGATTCCTCAGGGCTCCGATGGTCATCGCTGTTGTTTCAAATGCGCGAGATGATGCGCCGGTGCCGCAGATCGAGCAGGTTTTGTCGGCCGGTGCGGTCTGTATGAACCTTGTTCATGCAGCCCATGCGCTGGGGTATAACGCCCAATGGCTGACGGAATGGTATGCCTTTGATGAAAAGATGCGCGAAAAGCTGGGTCTGACGGGGGAAGAGCAGATTGCTGGCTTCATTCATATTGGCACCTATGACGGTGAATTGGCAGATCGGCCACGGCCGGATCTTGATGCCATCGTGACCCATTGGGAGGCGTAA
- the yidD gene encoding membrane protein insertion efficiency factor YidD, which produces MKYLAIGLIKLYQIFLSPFMGRHCRYGPTCSHYTEEAISRFGLWAGGWMGLARIMRCHPWGHSGFDPVPELLPDGACWYKPWRYGLWGGDHIDPATKLGGSD; this is translated from the coding sequence ATGAAATATCTCGCCATCGGGCTGATCAAGCTTTACCAGATTTTTCTCTCGCCCTTCATGGGACGGCACTGCCGCTATGGGCCGACTTGCAGTCACTATACAGAAGAGGCAATCAGCAGGTTTGGCTTGTGGGCCGGCGGTTGGATGGGGCTGGCACGGATCATGCGATGTCATCCCTGGGGACATAGCGGCTTTGATCCGGTGCCTGAGCTGTTGCCTGACGGCGCATGCTGGTATAAACCTTGGCGTTACGGCCTTTGGGGTGGGGATCATATCGACCCGGCGACCAAGCTGGGTGGCTCTGATTGA
- a CDS encoding MaoC family dehydratase: MNDPDTDLHKDRRRSSMAGCYYEELEIGRCFQHEVRRTVTEMDNMLFSNMTLNTQPLHIDRHFCETQTEWGQPLVNSLFTLGLMIGISVQETTLGTTIGNLGMTDVIFPHPLFHGDTVRVETEVKDRRESQSRPKAGIVTFEHRAFNQHDKLVAKCTRQAFMLKRPTEQQ, encoded by the coding sequence ATAAATGATCCAGATACAGATCTTCACAAGGATCGAAGGAGGAGTTCCATGGCAGGGTGCTATTATGAAGAATTGGAAATTGGCAGATGCTTTCAACACGAAGTCAGGCGCACCGTCACCGAGATGGACAATATGCTCTTTTCCAACATGACGTTGAACACTCAACCGCTGCATATTGACCGCCATTTCTGTGAAACACAGACCGAGTGGGGCCAACCCTTGGTGAACAGTCTCTTCACCCTTGGCCTGATGATCGGCATCTCGGTGCAGGAAACAACACTGGGGACAACCATTGGCAATCTTGGCATGACCGATGTCATCTTCCCGCACCCGCTCTTTCATGGTGATACGGTCAGGGTGGAAACCGAAGTCAAGGATCGCCGGGAATCGCAATCGCGCCCAAAAGCTGGCATCGTCACCTTTGAGCATCGCGCCTTCAATCAGCATGACAAACTGGTGGCCAAATGCACCCGACAGGCCTTCATGCTGAAGCGCCCGACCGAGCAACAATGA
- a CDS encoding PAS domain-containing protein has protein sequence MKHQVTRDLFTYWDSLRGGRPAPERSDIDPAEIHQILGDTFILEYENEDQLTFRLAGTRLCGSFCRELKGRSFLDIWSQEDMSSIKLLLTAVAEDEAAAVIGFQGTTERGQTLDFETVLLPLRHFGQPKSRILGAASPVEMPYWIGIWPLAELSISSMRLIWPDERPSFMRQPSKDHGSKGRTGLAPSTAAFPTPSFKQPIARPVPRPTSQPGQQFGHLRVIEGGRTE, from the coding sequence ATGAAACATCAGGTAACGCGAGATCTTTTCACCTATTGGGACAGCCTGCGAGGCGGTCGACCCGCACCGGAGCGCAGCGACATTGACCCGGCCGAAATCCATCAGATTCTCGGTGACACCTTCATTCTGGAATATGAGAATGAAGACCAGCTGACCTTCCGTCTGGCCGGAACGCGTCTATGCGGCTCCTTCTGTAGAGAACTCAAGGGGCGGAGTTTTCTCGACATCTGGAGCCAGGAAGATATGTCCAGCATCAAATTGCTGTTGACCGCTGTGGCTGAAGATGAAGCGGCCGCTGTGATTGGCTTCCAGGGCACAACCGAGCGCGGCCAGACCCTCGACTTTGAAACGGTCCTGCTGCCGCTGCGCCATTTTGGCCAACCAAAGAGCCGCATTTTGGGCGCAGCCAGCCCGGTTGAAATGCCATACTGGATCGGGATCTGGCCACTGGCAGAGCTCAGCATTTCTTCAATGCGGTTGATTTGGCCTGATGAACGCCCCTCCTTCATGCGTCAGCCCTCAAAAGACCATGGGTCAAAAGGTCGGACAGGTCTGGCACCTTCGACCGCTGCATTCCCGACCCCGTCGTTCAAACAACCGATCGCCCGGCCAGTCCCTCGGCCAACAAGCCAGCCCGGCCAACAATTTGGACATTTGCGGGTGATTGAAGGCGGGCGCACAGAGTAA